Part of the Tolypothrix sp. PCC 7910 genome, GGATTTTTCTTTCCCTTTCCCCTTTAGCCGACCAGTATTGATATATGCCTAGCTTATCCTTTCTTATAAAGAAATTAGAGAATTTGTAGTTTTTGTTACAATTTTATTTTGATTTTATGTAGTAAAAACTAAAGGAACACAGAATCGAAAATCTGTGTTCCTTTGTAATAAGGCGATCGCTTTTCTGGAATTAGCCTTGTACAAACACCTCAGGCGTAAAACTGCCGTGCAAACCGTAGGGTATATGATGCTTGAGATGTAAACGCGCGATCGCACCTTTATGCAAATCGCGTGCATCCAAAATCACCACATCTGAGCGATGATGAGCCGCATCATAAACTAAAGCCAATAGCCAGCCGTCATCTTCTGTTTGAGAATTGGGACGGGGGACAAAAATTGGTTCGCCCGTAAAACCGCGCGGTGCTGCACTCCACAGTTGTCTTTCACCAGAATCTAAATCAATTTTCAAAATTGCTTGTAAAGGCGCATTACCTGTTTCTGCATGAGCTGCACCTATATATAGATAACGATATTGGTGACCTACGTTATCTGGATGAATAGTAGGAAACTCACAGCAACGGCTTTCTATTAATTGTCTTTGGACTGTGCCATTTTGCAGTTGTAGTGCAAACCGCCAGAGTTGTCCCGGTGCGATCGCCTCAAAATTAACTTGGCGGAAATCGCTTTCGGGTTCGACTTCTGGTAAGGAATCGTAGCAAATCGAGTCAATCACAATTTCATCCCCCACCTCAAAAGCATTGATGTGATGGAAGACGAAACCTGATTGAGTTTCCAGAATTTTTACACCTGTTTTCGCAGTTTCGGGGTTGCGGGGAATAACGACGATCCGAGTTGGCTGATTTGGCTGAAACTTGATACATTCCCCAGCCGAACGTATTCCGAAAGCGAAAGGTAGGGGATTGAAAGTAACAGGATTTTGGAACAAGATGCAGTAATTAGGCGTAATCACAAAATCGTGAATGAAGCAGAAACCAGGCACACTATGAGCGTGTTTTCTGATCATTTCCCCTGCTGGGTTTAGCTCAAAAATCGTAATTTTGGTGGATAGTCCCGGCTGAATTGAAAAGTTGACCAAACAAGGCGCGCCATTATCTTGGTTGCAGCTGGGGTCAAGGCGGGGATGAGCGCTAAAAGCTTCACCTGTTGATAATACACCATTGAAATATTCCCTTCCCAAGGTTTCCAAGGTGTTAGGGTCGAGGTGGTGAGGTTCAGCAGCTTCCCACAGCGCCAAAAGTTTCCCACCCCAGTAGATGACGTTGGTGTTAGCAATATTTTTGATTTTGAAATCAAAGAGATTAGCTAGCCAACTGCCTGGTTTTTGCGTACCAAATACACCGCGATACAGAATTTTTCCCGCTTTTTGTTCTTCTAAGTAGCCTTCAGTGCGGATAAAGCGATTGCGAAAATGGGCACGACCATTAACAAAGCTAATACGGCTAATCATGCCATCACCATCAAAGGGATGATGAATCTGTTGCCCGTTGACATCGAGTAAGCCAGGGCCGTTTCTAAATAGCGTACCTTGTAGTTGTGGAGGAATTGCTCCTTCAATATCATCAATCCAATAATCAAATTCTTGCTTTAAAGATTGATATCCCCCCTGCCAATCTTCGCGATTGTAGGATTTTTCTAAAATTGCGTTTTCTGAAATTTTTGAACTCTGCATCTGCTATATATTCTTAAAAAAGATGAAGGATAAACAATGAAGTCAGAATTGATCAACGCTTAAATCTGGACTAATGCGTTATCTCTTGTTAAGCGAAGTAATTTAACACTTCCGACTTCTCCTGCGGAGACGCTACGCGAACTGACTTCAGCCT contains:
- a CDS encoding carotenoid oxygenase family protein codes for the protein MQSSKISENAILEKSYNREDWQGGYQSLKQEFDYWIDDIEGAIPPQLQGTLFRNGPGLLDVNGQQIHHPFDGDGMISRISFVNGRAHFRNRFIRTEGYLEEQKAGKILYRGVFGTQKPGSWLANLFDFKIKNIANTNVIYWGGKLLALWEAAEPHHLDPNTLETLGREYFNGVLSTGEAFSAHPRLDPSCNQDNGAPCLVNFSIQPGLSTKITIFELNPAGEMIRKHAHSVPGFCFIHDFVITPNYCILFQNPVTFNPLPFAFGIRSAGECIKFQPNQPTRIVVIPRNPETAKTGVKILETQSGFVFHHINAFEVGDEIVIDSICYDSLPEVEPESDFRQVNFEAIAPGQLWRFALQLQNGTVQRQLIESRCCEFPTIHPDNVGHQYRYLYIGAAHAETGNAPLQAILKIDLDSGERQLWSAAPRGFTGEPIFVPRPNSQTEDDGWLLALVYDAAHHRSDVVILDARDLHKGAIARLHLKHHIPYGLHGSFTPEVFVQG